The genomic segment CAATGTTGTTGAACGCCTGGTTCATCTGACCCATCGTGTCGTACGACGTGGCCTGAGCCTGACCGCTCCAGCCCGCACCGGCGATGTTCATCGACGACGCCCACATCTTGCGAGCCTCATCCGACACCGTCTGCGCGTGCATCTCAAAACGGCCCGCCATCGCACGCA from the Mycobacterium lentiflavum genome contains:
- a CDS encoding WXG100 family type VII secretion target codes for the protein MATRFMTDPHAMRAMAGRFEMHAQTVSDEARKMWASSMNIAGAGWSGQAQATSYDTMGQMNQAFNNIVNMLHGVRDGLIRDANNYETQEQASQQALSH